CGGCCTCTACTACAGCGAGATCCACTTCGTCATGGGGATCATGGGGGGCGTCATCGGCTTTTCCGCGGCCGCTATCGGCGGCCTCGGCAACGTGTACGGCGCGATCCTGGGCGGCCTCCTCTTCGGCGTCCTCCAGACGCTCGCCGCGGCCTTCATTCCGCGCGGCTCCGAGTTCCGCGACGTCGTCGCCTTCGCCGTCGTCATGGTCTTCATGGTCTTCCGGCCCACAGGTATCCTCGGCGAGAAGACCGTTGAGCGCGTGTGACGCCGACGCACAACGCCAGGTCGTTTCATGAAGCTCATTGAAGTGCGGGAGCTGAGGAATAAGACCGCCGAGGCGTTAAGCACTGTGCAGAAAGGCAATAGGGTCATTCTGACCAGAAGAGGCAAACCCTTTGCGGTGATCGCTCGCCTGCGCGAGGAAGAGGCCGAGCGCCTGATCTTAGAGGGCCGGGGATGGCTCAAGCTCTCCGCATCGGCCTTTGACTTCTGGGACAATGAAGACGACGAGATCTGGAACAAGGCTTAAGCGGGGCGATCTCCTTTTGCTTCCGTTTACAGACCTCTCTGCGATCAGGCGCCGACCCTCGAGCGGCCGCCATTTAGGGAGGCTCCGCGGTGCCAGGTTGACGGTCGTACTAAGTACCGCCGTGTGCGCCGTGGCAGGGGGCAGTTGTGGGAATGCCCGAAGCACCCGAGGGAGTGCACGACGGAGAAGGTGGTGCCGGGAGATCCGGCATAATCTTCCCTGCCGCCGCCTCACAGGCCGTAACAGCAGCAGCCCGCAACAGCAGCAAAGGATTGTATTGCATGACTGAAGGACGTTCCATGAAAAGGGTCATCAGGCTGCCGAACAGGTTTGCTCGTACAACGAAGCGTCTGCTGACTGAAGTCTACTGGCTTCGGACGGAACAGAAGGCGCTTCAGATGCTCGAAGGCAGGGATCATATAGGAGTTGACTTCTTCCTGGTTGCTTACACAGCCCTAGGGGGAGATCGACTCATCCGTCTGGTTCGAGTTTTTGAAAATAGCAAAAAGGTCGCCTCATTCTGGTACCTCTATCGGTGCGACCCCAAACGGATTGAGCAGTTGCTCAAGGTAACTGGGACCCAACTCAGTGAGCTGGAAGATTTATCTGACCGATTGAGGGTCATAAGAAACAAAGTATTTGTCCACATAGACAAACAAGGTGTCTTTAACCCATCAGCAATCTATCAACTCGCCGCGATCAAGGGGAAAAGCGTTCAGCAGGCTATCGAAGCCCTATGGCATGTCTTTAGTCAACTTTATAGAGAGGTAACAGGCACCGACTTTCAATACGACGAGTACTCGGGGGACGACATCCTACGGCTGCTTGAGCTTCGCGCGAGGGATCCTCGGAGGCTAGGATAAGTGGCTGCGGGGTGAACATGTACGGAGGCATTGGGGAGCGCGAGGAGCTGGTGTTGTGGGCGGTGTGATTGCGGTCTGGGCGGTTGAGCTCGTTCTGTTCGCGCTGATCGTGGCGGCGCTGCTGGCCGAGCGGCCGGTCCCGCTGGCGGCGACGATCGCCGCGATAGCTATCGTCGCGATCGTGGCCCGCACGTCCGCGCGCGTCGGGCAGTGGGTGACGACCGCGTTCCTGACCCACCGCGTCGCGGCTCTGGCCGGCGGGGCGGTCCTGGCCCTCGCGCTGCCGTTCTTCCTCCGGGCGAGCCCCTACTGGACCTTCGTCGCCACGATGGCGCTCCTCTACGTCACGATCGGCCAGGGCCTCAACCTCCAGATCGGCACGGCGGGCGTCCTTAATCTGGCGGGCGCGGCTTTCGCCGGCCTCGGTGGCTACACGGTGGGGCTTTTGACAGTCCGGCTCGGCCTCCCCCCGTGGCTGGCGCTCCTGGTCGGCCCGCTGGTCGCCGTCATCGTCGGCGCCCTCCTCTTCATCCCGATCCTCAAGGTCCGCGGACACTACCTGGCGCTCGTCACGATTGCCTTCGGCTTCATCTTCAACATCCTGATGAACAACCTGGAGTTCACCGGCGGCCCCCAGGGCATCAAGAACATCCCGACGCTCCGGCCGTTCGGTTACGCGTTCACCACGCCGCCTCACCTGTTCGGAATGACGCTCCCCTACCACGCCAACTTCTATTACGCGGCGCTCGCGATGGCGGCGTTGGTGACGTGGCTCACGTGGCGGCTCTACAACTCCTGGCTCGGGCTCACCCTGAACACGCTCCGCGATGACGAGATCGCAGCCAAGTGCAGCGGCGTCTCCGTGGCCCGCTACAAGCTGCTCGCCTTCTCCATCGGGAACTTCTCGGTCGGTCTCGGCGGCGCCTTCTACGCCGTCATGGTGGGCTTCGTCTCCCCACCTGACTTCGACTTCGGCTACTCGCTGATCATGCTGTCGGTCATCATCCTGGGGGGGCTGGATTCGATCCCGGGGATCATCGTGGGCGCGTGCCTCCTGATCCCGCTGCCCGAGCGCTTCAGGTTCCTCCACGAGTACCGGCTGCTCCTCTACGGGATCGCGATCGTGCTCATGCTCCTGTTCAGGCCGCGGGGCCTCTGGCCGGCCACCGTCCGGCGGTACGGCCTGCGCGACCCGGCGGGGAGCTTCGCAGCGGCGGGGGGTCAGCGGTGAGCCTCTTCGCCGCGCGCGGGCTCACGGTTCGCTTCGGCGGGCTCACAGCCGTGGACCGCGTGGACGTGCGCGTGGACGAGGGCGAGACCCTGGGACTCATCGGGCCGAATGGCTCGGGGAAGACCACGTTCTTCAACGCGGTCACAGGGCTGGTCCCTGCGACCGGCGACGTCCACTTCCGCGGGGATGCCCTCGGCGGGCTCGAGCCCCACGCCATCTGCCAGCGGGGGATCGCGCGCACGTTCCAGGCGAGCCGGCTCTGCCTCGGGCTGAGCGTCTTCGACAACGTCCTGATCGGGATGCATACGCAGGCTCGGAGCAGCCTTCTGGACGCACTGTTTCGCCGCAGGCGGCTCATGTCCGAGGTGCGCGAGGCGCTCAGGCGGGCCGCCCATCTCCTGAGCCTCTTCAACGCCGACCTGGTCGCGCGGGGCTTCGACCCGGTCGGGACGCTGCCTCAGATCGACCGCCGCCGCGTCGAGATCTGCCGGGCGCTAGCGGCGCGGCCGCGGCTCCTCCTCCTCGACGAGCCCTCGGCCGGCATGAACCCGCAGGAGACCGTGGAGCTGATGAAGGATCTCCAGATCGTGCGCGAGGAGATGCCGGGGCTCAGCATCATCATCATCGAGCACGACATGTTCGTCATCGAGGGCGTGAGCGAGCGCGTCGTCGCGTTCAACTACGGCCGGAAGATCGCCGAGGGAAGCTTCGCCCAGGTCGCCCGGAACGAGGAGGTGCGCGAGGCCTACCTCGGGCGGAGCGGGGAGACGGCCCAACCCCCTCACCTTCATCCTCTCCCCCACGGGGCGGGAGGGCAGGGCGAGGGGGAGGCCGGGGAGCCGACCCGTGCTTGAGGTGCGGGGAGTCTCAACCCGTTACGGCCAGATCTCCATGCTGAGGAACGTCTCGGTCATGCTCCGCGAAGGCGAGATTGCCTGCCTCCTGGGACCGAACGGCGCGGGGAAGACCACGCTGATCCGGACGATCCTCGGGATCGTCCGCCCGGTCGAGGGGTCGGTCGTGTTTCAGGGCGGGCGGATCGATGGTCTGAAGACCAGCGCGATCGTCCGGCGGGGGATCGGGGTCGTTCCCGAAGGACGGCGCATCTTCCCCAAGATGACGGTCGAGGAGAACCTCCGGATGGGGGCCTTCTTCGACTGGGGCGCGAGTGACGTCGCGGACCGGATGCGCGAGATCTTCGAGCAGTTCCCGCGCCTCCGGGAGCGGCACCGCCAGGCCGCGGGCACGCTGAGCGGCGGCGAGCAGGCGATGCTCGCGATCGGGCGCGCGCTGATGGGACGGCCGAAGCTGCTCCTCCTCGACGAGCCCTCGCTCGGCCTCTCCCCGCTCCTGGTCGAGCAGATCTTCGAGATGATCCACGCGATCAACCGCCAGGGGACGACGGTGTTCCTCGTCGAGCAGAACGCCCGCAAGACCCTGGCGCTGGCGCATCACGGCTATCTGATCCAGAAAGGGGAGATCGTCGGCTCCGGCAGTGCCGCAGAACTCCGGGAATCCGAGGTGGTTCGCCACGCCTACCTGACGGCGTAGCCAGCAGTGGCAGGTCGAGCCGAGGGCCGTCGGCCGTGCCGCAGGCAGGCCCGGCACGAGGCGAGGCCCGAAAGGAGGACGCCATGAGACACCCGAGAGAGCGCTACGACTACTCCGCGACGGTTGACCGGAAGCCGCTGAAGCTGCCCAAGGGCGCGCGCGTGGCGGTCTGGACCATCGTCAACGTCGAGGAGTGGGACATCGAGAAGCCCATGCCCCGGACCGTTCTGTCCCCGCCGCAGGGAACGGGCGGGATTCCGGACGTCCCGAACTGGGCCTGGCACGAGTACGGGATGCGCGCGGGCTTCTGGCGGCTCAAGGCCGCCCTCGACAAGCACAAGGTCAAGGCCACGATGGCCATCAACGCCTCGGTCTGCCTGACGTACCCTCGGATCGCCGAAGCGGCGCTCCAGGCCGGCTGGGAGTTCATGGGCCATGGCTTCGTCCAGGGCTCGATGCACCTCCTCACCAACGAGCGCGAGGCCATCCGCAAGTCCGTGGAGACCATCAAGAAGTTCACCGGCAAGCCGCCCCGCGGCTGGCTGGGGCCGGGACTCACGGAGACCTGGCAGACGCTCGACATCCTGGCCGAGGAGGGGATCGAGTACGTCTCGGACTGGGTGAACGACGACCAGCCCTACGAGATCAAGACGACGGCCCGGCCCCTGGTCATGGTTCCCTACAGTCTCGAGATCAACGACATCCCGATGATGCTGATCCAACACCACGAAGCGCACGAGCTGTTCGATCGAGCCCGCGATCAGTTCGACAGGCTCTACGAGGAGGCGCGCCACAGCGCGCGGATCATGGCCATCGCCGTGCACCCCTACATCAGCGGCGTCCCGCACCGGATCAAGTACTTCGAGAAGATCTACGCGTACATGAAGAAGAGGCCGGGCGTGCTCTTCTGGAGGGGCGAGGACATCCTGGACTGGTACCGCCGCACCAGGGAACGCCGCTGACGCACCCGCGCGCCGATGGCACGCCACACCGTGCCCCGGGACTGGAAGACCGGCATGATCGAGGTCGGGCCGAAGATCTTCGCCTACGTCCAGGCCACGGGCGAGACCGGCATCTCGAACTCGGGGCTGATCGTCGGGCAGGCCGCCGCCATCGCGGTGGACGCGCTGATGGTGCCGTCGATGACGCGCCGGCTCCTCGCGGCCATCAAGCGGACGACGCGCAAGCCCATCGGCCCGCTCATCAACACCCATCATCACCTCGATCATACCGGCGGCAACCGGCTCTTCCGGGTGGCGGCCATCATCGCCACAGAGAAGTGCCGCGAGGCCCTCGCGCCGGGCTTTCCGCCCCTGCCCCTGCTCCAGCTCTTCATGCCCCGCTTCGCGCGGGAGTTCCCGCTGCTCAGGGTGGCGCTCCCGACGGTGACGTTCCCCGACCGCATGGTGCTCCACGACGGCGAGCGCGAGATCCAGCTCTGGCACCCCGGCGCCACCGCCCACACGCCCGGCGACGCGGCCGTGTTCCTGCCGAAGGAGCGGGTCCTGTTCGCGGGGGACCTGGCCTTCCACTACGTGACGCCCCTCGCCTTCCAGGGCCACGTCGGCAACTGGATCAGGGCCGCCGACCGCCTGCTGACCTACGCGGCTGACGTGATCGTCCCCGGCCACGGGCCGATCGGGACAAAGAAGGATCTGAAGGCGATGCGCGACTACCTGGCGTTCGTCCGGCGCGAGGCCCGGCGCTGCTTCGACGCCGGCATGCCGGCCGAGGCCACGGCCCATGAGGTCAAGCTGGGCGTGTACGCGGCGTGGCGCGAGGCCGAGCGGATCCTGCCGAACGTCCTGCGCTGCTACCAGGAGTTTCGGAACGAGACCCACCTGCCGCTCGACCTGGCGCAGATGATCGACGGAATGGAGCGGCTTCGCGGCGCGCGCGCCGATCACATGTGCCTGTAGTCGAGGTTGACCGACGGCATGGCCGCGTTCGATCCCGTGACGCTCGAGGTCCTGTGGAACCGCCTGATCTCGATCGTCGACGAGACCGGGGCGACGCTCCAGCGCACGTCGTTCTCGACCATCGTGCGGGAGTCCAACGACTTCGCCTGCGTCATCCTGGATCCGCTCGGGCGCTCGCTCGCTCAGTCGGTCTGGAGCGTCCCCTCCTTCACCGGCACGCTGCCGATCACGCTCCGCCACATGCTCGCGGAGCATCCCGCCGTCAGTCTCGAACCCGGCGACAGCCTGATCACGAACGATCCCTGGATGGGCACGGGGCATCTGCCCGACCTGACGATCGTCACCCCGATCTTCCGTGACCGCAGGCTCGTGGCCTTCGTCGGCAGCATCGCGCACTCGCCCGACATGGGCGGATCCGGGCTCTCGGGAGAGTCGCGCGAGGTCTACGAGGAGGGCCTCCAGATCCCGATCCTGAAGCTCTGCCAGCGCGGCGAGCTGAACCCGACGCTGGTGCGCCTGCTCCGGGCGAACGTGCGCGTGCCCGATCAGGTGCTCGGCGACCTCCACGCCCAGCTCGCCGCAAACGCCACCGGCGGCAGACGGCTGCTGGGCCTGATGGACGAGCGCGGCCTCGACGACTTGATCCCGCTCGCCGAGGAGCTGCACGGCCGGTCGGAGGCGGCCATGCGGGCGGCGATCGCCCAGATCCCGGACGGGGAGTACCGCCACGTCGTGATGACCGACGGCTTCGACGCGCCCATCGAGATCCACTGCAGCGTCGGCGTCCGGGGGAGCGACATCCACATCGACTACGCGGGGACGTCGCGCCAGATCGAGCGCGGCATCAACTGCGTCATGAACTACACGTACGCCTACTCGCTGTTCGCGGTGAAATGCCTGACCAACCCGCTCATTCCCAACAACGAGGGCGGCTTCAGGCCGGTGAGGGTCACGGCGCCCGAAGGCTGCATCCTGAACCCGACCTATCCCGCCGCCGTGGGCTCGCGCGCGCAGATGGGGCATTTCCTCCCGTCGGCCATCTTCGGCGCGCTGGCCCCCGTCATCCCCCAGCGCGTGGCCGCCGACAGCGGGTCCCCCCTCTGGGGGCCCGTCTTCTCGGGAACCTTCGGGGGCCGCAAGTTCTCCGACATCTACTTCTTCAACGGCGGCCAGGGAGCCCGGCCCGGCTCCGACGGCATCCACTGCCTGAGCTTCCCGAGCAACATCTCCAACACCCCGCTGGAGGTCTTCGAGAACAACGTCCCCGTCCGCTTCGAGGAGAAATCGCTCCTCCCGGACTCGGGGGGCGCCGGCCGGTTCCGCGGCGGGTGCGGCCAGCGCGTGGTCCTCACGTTCCTCGCCGACACGCTCACGGCCGTCGCCATGCGGATGGATCGCATCAGCTTCCCGCCCCAGGGCTTCCACGGCGGCGGGGCGGGCGCCACCGGGCTCATCGTGCTGAACGAGACAACGGCCCTCCACCCCAAGCGCAAGTATTTCATGAAGCACGGCGACTGCGTCCGCTTCCACACGCCGGGAGGGGGTGGGCTCTTCCCGCCGGAGACACGCGACCCACAGCGCGTTCTGGAGGACGTGAGGAACGGGATCGTGAGCCTGGACGCCGCCGAGCAGGTCTACCGCGTCGCCATCAGGAAAGACGGGTCGGAGGTCGACCGGGAGCGAACGCGCCAGCTCAGGAAGCGCGCGCGAGGCTGACGCCCGGAATCGCCATGGCTCAGGATCAACTCGGGCCTCGCCTCGTGAGTGTCGTCGCCTGCGGCTCCTCCGAACTCCTTCGGCTCGAACTACCACGGCTCCGCTGCGGCGTGGACATCGGCGGGACCTTCACCGACGTCGTCATCGTGGAAGAGGCCACGGGCCGCCTCCATATCCACAAGCTCCTGACGACGCCCGACGATCCGTCGCACGCCGCGATCGAGGGCATCGCCGCCCTCCTCCGCAGGCAGGGGCTCCCGCCCGAGGCGGTGACCACGGTCATCCACGGCACGACGCTGGTGACCAACACGCTCATCGAGCGCAAGGGGGCGAAGGCCGGCCTCGTCACGACGCGGGGCTTCCGCGACATCCTGGAGATCGGCCGCGAGAAGCGCTACGACATCTACGACATCTTCCTCGAGATGCCCAAGCCCCCGCTGGCGCCCCGCTCCCTGCGCCGTGAGGTGACCGAGCGCGTGGATAACGAGGGGCGCGTCGTCACTCCGCTGAGCGCCGACGAGGCACGGGAGGCGCTCCAGGAGCTCGTCGAGAACGGCGTCGAGGCCCTCGCAATCTGCTTCATCCACTCCTTCATGAACCCCTCCCACGAGCGCCAGGTCGCCGCACTCCTGAAAGAGGTTTCGCCGGAGCTGCCCTATTCGCTCTCTTCGGAGGTGCTGCCGGAGATCCGGGAGTACGAGCGGACGTCCACGACGGTCGCCAACGCGTACGTCAAGCCCGTCGTCACCCGCTACCTCGACCGCTTGGAGACCGCGCTGCGGAAGCTCGGGGTCCCCGCCGAGCTGTTCCTGATGCTCTCCAGCGGGGGCACCGGCACCTGCGCGACGGCGAGCCAGTTCCCGGTCCGCCTGGTGGAGTCGGGGCCGGCGGCCGGCGCCCTCGCCGCCACGCTCATCGGCGGGCTGACCGGAACCCCGCGCGTCCTCTCCTTCGACATGGGCGGCACCACGGCGAAGACCTGCCTGATCGAGGATGGCGTCCCGGCCGTCACCACCGACTTTGAGGTGGACCGGGTGTACCAGCACAAGAAGGGGAGCGGGCTCCCCGTACGCGTGCCGGTGATCGGGATGGTCGAGATCGGCGCCGGCGGCGGGAGCCTGGCGCGGATTGACGCCATGGGGCTCCTGAAGGTTGGCCCTCAGA
This window of the Candidatus Rokuibacteriota bacterium genome carries:
- a CDS encoding type II toxin-antitoxin system prevent-host-death family antitoxin, whose product is MKLIEVRELRNKTAEALSTVQKGNRVILTRRGKPFAVIARLREEEAERLILEGRGWLKLSASAFDFWDNEDDEIWNKA
- a CDS encoding branched-chain amino acid ABC transporter permease produces the protein MGGVIAVWAVELVLFALIVAALLAERPVPLAATIAAIAIVAIVARTSARVGQWVTTAFLTHRVAALAGGAVLALALPFFLRASPYWTFVATMALLYVTIGQGLNLQIGTAGVLNLAGAAFAGLGGYTVGLLTVRLGLPPWLALLVGPLVAVIVGALLFIPILKVRGHYLALVTIAFGFIFNILMNNLEFTGGPQGIKNIPTLRPFGYAFTTPPHLFGMTLPYHANFYYAALAMAALVTWLTWRLYNSWLGLTLNTLRDDEIAAKCSGVSVARYKLLAFSIGNFSVGLGGAFYAVMVGFVSPPDFDFGYSLIMLSVIILGGLDSIPGIIVGACLLIPLPERFRFLHEYRLLLYGIAIVLMLLFRPRGLWPATVRRYGLRDPAGSFAAAGGQR
- a CDS encoding ABC transporter ATP-binding protein, which codes for MSLFAARGLTVRFGGLTAVDRVDVRVDEGETLGLIGPNGSGKTTFFNAVTGLVPATGDVHFRGDALGGLEPHAICQRGIARTFQASRLCLGLSVFDNVLIGMHTQARSSLLDALFRRRRLMSEVREALRRAAHLLSLFNADLVARGFDPVGTLPQIDRRRVEICRALAARPRLLLLDEPSAGMNPQETVELMKDLQIVREEMPGLSIIIIEHDMFVIEGVSERVVAFNYGRKIAEGSFAQVARNEEVREAYLGRSGETAQPPHLHPLPHGAGGQGEGEAGEPTRA
- a CDS encoding ABC transporter ATP-binding protein, with amino-acid sequence MLEVRGVSTRYGQISMLRNVSVMLREGEIACLLGPNGAGKTTLIRTILGIVRPVEGSVVFQGGRIDGLKTSAIVRRGIGVVPEGRRIFPKMTVEENLRMGAFFDWGASDVADRMREIFEQFPRLRERHRQAAGTLSGGEQAMLAIGRALMGRPKLLLLDEPSLGLSPLLVEQIFEMIHAINRQGTTVFLVEQNARKTLALAHHGYLIQKGEIVGSGSAAELRESEVVRHAYLTA
- a CDS encoding polysaccharide deacetylase family protein, which produces MRHPRERYDYSATVDRKPLKLPKGARVAVWTIVNVEEWDIEKPMPRTVLSPPQGTGGIPDVPNWAWHEYGMRAGFWRLKAALDKHKVKATMAINASVCLTYPRIAEAALQAGWEFMGHGFVQGSMHLLTNEREAIRKSVETIKKFTGKPPRGWLGPGLTETWQTLDILAEEGIEYVSDWVNDDQPYEIKTTARPLVMVPYSLEINDIPMMLIQHHEAHELFDRARDQFDRLYEEARHSARIMAIAVHPYISGVPHRIKYFEKIYAYMKKRPGVLFWRGEDILDWYRRTRERR
- a CDS encoding MBL fold metallo-hydrolase, yielding MARHTVPRDWKTGMIEVGPKIFAYVQATGETGISNSGLIVGQAAAIAVDALMVPSMTRRLLAAIKRTTRKPIGPLINTHHHLDHTGGNRLFRVAAIIATEKCREALAPGFPPLPLLQLFMPRFAREFPLLRVALPTVTFPDRMVLHDGEREIQLWHPGATAHTPGDAAVFLPKERVLFAGDLAFHYVTPLAFQGHVGNWIRAADRLLTYAADVIVPGHGPIGTKKDLKAMRDYLAFVRREARRCFDAGMPAEATAHEVKLGVYAAWREAERILPNVLRCYQEFRNETHLPLDLAQMIDGMERLRGARADHMCL
- a CDS encoding hydantoinase B/oxoprolinase family protein, coding for MAAFDPVTLEVLWNRLISIVDETGATLQRTSFSTIVRESNDFACVILDPLGRSLAQSVWSVPSFTGTLPITLRHMLAEHPAVSLEPGDSLITNDPWMGTGHLPDLTIVTPIFRDRRLVAFVGSIAHSPDMGGSGLSGESREVYEEGLQIPILKLCQRGELNPTLVRLLRANVRVPDQVLGDLHAQLAANATGGRRLLGLMDERGLDDLIPLAEELHGRSEAAMRAAIAQIPDGEYRHVVMTDGFDAPIEIHCSVGVRGSDIHIDYAGTSRQIERGINCVMNYTYAYSLFAVKCLTNPLIPNNEGGFRPVRVTAPEGCILNPTYPAAVGSRAQMGHFLPSAIFGALAPVIPQRVAADSGSPLWGPVFSGTFGGRKFSDIYFFNGGQGARPGSDGIHCLSFPSNISNTPLEVFENNVPVRFEEKSLLPDSGGAGRFRGGCGQRVVLTFLADTLTAVAMRMDRISFPPQGFHGGGAGATGLIVLNETTALHPKRKYFMKHGDCVRFHTPGGGGLFPPETRDPQRVLEDVRNGIVSLDAAEQVYRVAIRKDGSEVDRERTRQLRKRARG
- a CDS encoding hydantoinase/oxoprolinase family protein, whose product is MAQDQLGPRLVSVVACGSSELLRLELPRLRCGVDIGGTFTDVVIVEEATGRLHIHKLLTTPDDPSHAAIEGIAALLRRQGLPPEAVTTVIHGTTLVTNTLIERKGAKAGLVTTRGFRDILEIGREKRYDIYDIFLEMPKPPLAPRSLRREVTERVDNEGRVVTPLSADEAREALQELVENGVEALAICFIHSFMNPSHERQVAALLKEVSPELPYSLSSEVLPEIREYERTSTTVANAYVKPVVTRYLDRLETALRKLGVPAELFLMLSSGGTGTCATASQFPVRLVESGPAAGALAATLIGGLTGTPRVLSFDMGGTTAKTCLIEDGVPAVTTDFEVDRVYQHKKGSGLPVRVPVIGMVEIGAGGGSLARIDAMGLLKVGPQSAGAAPGPICYDRGGTEPTVTDADLVLGYLNPDYFLGGRMRLDAGGARRGMEELGARLGLDWRRVAQGISDVVNENMANMVRVHAAERGRDLQQYTLIAFGGSGPVHAYEVAKKLGLSRVILPLAAGVTSAVGLLGAPPAFDLVRSHVTRLDDLDWERVNALFQEMETEAIHLLRGAGVVETEMILERSGDFRYIGQGYEVTAPLPRTRMAPETRVALIAAFEAEYTRLYQRLTPGAKLEVLNWRLRARGPKPALSLAPPSTPAPAGSAQKGVRPAYFPEVGAFVDCPVYDRYRLAVGQRFGGPAIVEERESTAVLGPRARIEVDAYLNLRVTIER